The following proteins are co-located in the Spinactinospora alkalitolerans genome:
- a CDS encoding fumarylacetoacetate hydrolase family protein, producing MYLMRIGPAWLVRYLSRVMVLEPGDLICAGTPEGTGTTSDPRCLPLGAEPQSTKTEESSDLRHYWWAILGLNQ from the coding sequence ATGTACCTCATGCGCATCGGCCCCGCCTGGCTCGTCCGCTACCTCAGCCGTGTCATGGTCCTGGAGCCGGGCGACTTGATCTGCGCCGGCACTCCGGAGGGCACCGGGACGACGTCCGATCCTCGATGTCTCCCGCTGGGAGCCGAGCCGCAGTCCACAAAAACAGAGGAGTCCTCTGACCTGCGGCACTACTGGTGGGCGATACTGGGATTGAACCAGTGA
- the pgsA gene encoding phosphatidylinositol phosphate synthase — protein MLKILRPVTARVLQPVGRGLARLGVTPNMVTLVGTVGVVAGSLFFYPRGDLYVGTVVITVFVLFDMLDGAVARATDASSRWGAFLDSTLDRLSDAAVFSGLLLWFIGDGDDETLAWVTLFCLVSGFGVSYIKARAEGLGVNCDVGVAERSERLVIGLVAIGLGGLDVPYVLAGGLWLLAVLSAVTIVQRLIETRNRLGEPRQHADNP, from the coding sequence ATGTTGAAAATCCTGCGTCCTGTGACCGCCCGGGTGCTGCAACCCGTCGGCAGAGGTCTGGCACGGCTCGGCGTCACCCCGAACATGGTCACGCTCGTGGGTACCGTCGGCGTCGTCGCCGGCTCCCTGTTCTTCTATCCGCGCGGCGACCTCTACGTCGGCACCGTCGTCATCACCGTCTTCGTGCTGTTCGACATGCTCGACGGAGCGGTGGCCCGCGCCACGGACGCCTCCAGCCGGTGGGGCGCCTTCCTGGACTCGACCCTGGACCGGCTCTCCGACGCCGCCGTCTTCTCCGGCCTGCTGCTGTGGTTCATCGGCGACGGAGACGACGAGACGCTCGCGTGGGTGACCCTGTTCTGCCTGGTCAGCGGATTCGGTGTGTCCTACATCAAGGCCCGTGCCGAGGGGCTCGGGGTCAACTGCGATGTCGGCGTCGCCGAACGGAGCGAACGGCTGGTCATCGGCCTGGTCGCCATCGGGCTGGGGGGCCTGGACGTGCCCTACGTGCTGGCCGGCGGGCTGTGGCTGCTCGCGGTCCTCAGCGCGGTGACCATCGTGCAGCGCCTGATCGAGACCCGCAACCGGCTCGGCGAACCCCGCCAGCACGCGGACAACCCCTGA
- a CDS encoding aminotransferase class IV: MRVWIAGAGYGTGRVVAAEEARISVFDHGITVGDGVFETVKAVGGRAFALTRHLRRLARSAEGLGLDAPDTGRIAEGVRLALEANPKADPARVRITVTAGPGPLGSDRSGVEATCIVAIADFPAPAPTVDVAVVPWTRNERGALTGLKTTSYAENVLALQYAGERGAGEAIFANTAGNLCEGTGSNIFVVVNGRLVTPPLSAGPLAGITRELVLEWSGGEEADLPMSALADASEAFLASTGRDVQSIRAIDGRALPAAPGPVTRKAAAVFAEHSAADIDP, from the coding sequence ATGCGGGTGTGGATCGCCGGTGCCGGGTACGGCACGGGCCGGGTGGTCGCGGCCGAGGAGGCCCGGATCTCCGTGTTCGACCACGGGATCACGGTGGGCGACGGAGTCTTCGAGACGGTCAAGGCGGTGGGGGGACGGGCGTTCGCGCTCACCCGGCACCTGCGCCGACTGGCCCGTTCGGCGGAGGGGCTCGGGCTGGACGCGCCCGACACGGGCCGCATCGCCGAGGGCGTGCGCCTGGCGCTGGAGGCCAACCCGAAGGCGGACCCGGCCAGGGTGCGCATCACGGTGACCGCCGGACCGGGCCCGTTGGGCTCCGACCGCAGCGGGGTTGAGGCCACCTGCATCGTCGCCATCGCGGACTTCCCGGCTCCGGCGCCGACGGTCGACGTCGCCGTGGTGCCGTGGACCCGCAACGAGCGCGGGGCGCTGACCGGCCTGAAGACGACCTCCTACGCGGAGAACGTGCTCGCCCTCCAGTACGCGGGGGAGCGCGGCGCCGGTGAGGCGATCTTCGCCAACACCGCCGGCAACCTGTGCGAGGGCACGGGCAGCAACATCTTCGTCGTGGTCAACGGCCGGCTCGTCACCCCGCCGCTGTCGGCCGGGCCGCTCGCCGGCATCACCCGCGAGCTGGTCCTGGAGTGGTCCGGTGGCGAGGAGGCGGACCTGCCGATGTCGGCGCTGGCCGATGCCTCCGAGGCGTTCCTGGCCTCGACCGGCCGCGACGTCCAGTCGATCCGGGCCATCGACGGTCGAGCGCTCCCCGCGGCGCCCGGCCCGGTCACCCGCAAGGCGGCGGCGGTCTTCGCCGAGCACAGCGCGGCCGACATCGACCCCTAG
- a CDS encoding roadblock/LC7 domain-containing protein produces MTTRSTAPGELSWLLDDLLTRAEGTHHAIVLSTDGLLMASSSGLERSAAEHLAAIASGLQSLAGGASRQFAAGNIRQSIIEMDRAFLFVAAAGEGACMAVLADSECDVGLVAYEMNMVIQRVGQYLTAPPRPDMPNTPAHVER; encoded by the coding sequence ATGACCACACGGAGCACCGCCCCCGGCGAACTGAGCTGGTTGCTCGACGACCTCCTCACCCGCGCGGAGGGCACGCATCACGCCATCGTGCTCTCCACCGACGGGCTGCTGATGGCCTCGTCGAGTGGGCTGGAGCGATCCGCCGCCGAGCACCTGGCGGCCATCGCATCGGGCCTGCAGAGCCTGGCCGGCGGCGCCAGCAGGCAGTTCGCCGCCGGCAACATCCGGCAGAGCATCATCGAGATGGACCGGGCGTTCCTGTTCGTCGCCGCGGCCGGCGAGGGCGCCTGCATGGCCGTGCTCGCCGATTCCGAATGCGACGTCGGCCTGGTCGCCTACGAGATGAACATGGTGATCCAGCGCGTCGGCCAGTACCTGACCGCTCCGCCCCGTCCGGACATGCCGAACACGCCGGCCCACGTCGAACGCTGA
- a CDS encoding PGPGW domain-containing protein → MRMHSHPVLHWTWRTAVAVVGGFTLLAGIIMCVTPGPGIGGIILGLVILSTEFAWARGLLRRARRYAHNAKETAVRTRRRRRARKGLSRG, encoded by the coding sequence ATGCGCATGCACTCGCATCCGGTCCTGCACTGGACCTGGCGCACCGCCGTCGCCGTGGTCGGCGGCTTCACCCTGCTGGCCGGAATCATCATGTGCGTGACCCCCGGGCCGGGGATCGGCGGGATCATCCTGGGTCTGGTGATTCTTTCCACCGAGTTCGCCTGGGCGCGCGGCCTGCTGCGGCGCGCCCGCCGCTACGCGCACAACGCCAAGGAGACCGCCGTGCGGACGCGGCGTCGGCGACGGGCCCGCAAAGGGCTGTCCCGCGGTTAG
- a CDS encoding HIT family protein — MGGAEQEAQGGAGVGDGFQRLWTPHRMAYIKGENKPTGSSPEDGCPFCHVPSQPDEEGLVVARGKAVFAVLNLYPYNSGHLLVCPYRHVADYTELKGAEVAELAALTQAGITALRSASGPQGFNVGMNLGSVAGAGIAAHLHQHIVPRWGGDTNFMPVVGQTRVLPQLLRQTRDLLAEHWPESR; from the coding sequence ATGGGCGGCGCGGAGCAGGAGGCCCAGGGCGGTGCCGGTGTCGGCGACGGGTTCCAGCGGCTGTGGACACCCCATCGCATGGCCTACATCAAAGGGGAGAACAAGCCCACCGGCTCCTCCCCCGAGGACGGCTGCCCGTTCTGCCACGTGCCCTCGCAGCCCGACGAGGAGGGGCTCGTCGTGGCGCGGGGCAAGGCGGTCTTCGCCGTGCTCAACCTCTACCCCTACAACAGCGGCCACCTGCTGGTCTGCCCCTACCGCCACGTCGCCGACTACACCGAGCTCAAGGGGGCCGAGGTCGCCGAGCTCGCCGCCCTCACCCAGGCCGGCATCACCGCGCTGCGCTCGGCCTCGGGCCCGCAGGGATTCAACGTCGGCATGAACCTCGGCTCCGTCGCCGGCGCCGGGATCGCCGCCCACCTGCATCAGCACATCGTTCCGCGCTGGGGCGGCGACACCAACTTCATGCCGGTGGTGGGGCAGACCAGGGTGCTTCCCCAGCTCCTGCGCCAGACGCGCGACCTGCTCGCCGAGCACTGGCCCGAGAGCCGATGA
- the thrS gene encoding threonine--tRNA ligase, translating to MSAVPELHITLAGTERVVAAGTTAGDALEADGRTVIAARVNGEPRDLAHEVAEGDAVEAIAIDSEDGRAILRHSTAHVMAQAVQELFPEAKLGIGPPIDNGFYYDFDVAEPFTPDDLKRIEKRMQQIVKQGQRFSRRAVSDDDAREELRDEPYKLELIGLKGGAGDAAEGAGVEVGAGGLTIYDNLQPRTGELCWKDLCRGPHLPTTRAVPAFKLMRSAAAYWRGSEKNPQLQRVYGTAWESKDALKAYLTFLEEAEKRDHRRLGAELDLFSIPEEIGSGLAVFHPKGGVVRRVMEDYSRKRHEEAGYEFVYTPHATKGRLFEKSGHLDWYAEGMYPPMQLDEGQDYYLKPMNCPMHNLIFGARGRSYRELPLRLFEFGTVYRYEKSGVVHGLTRARGFTQDDAHIYCTPDQMAGELDSLLTFVLNLLRDYGLDDFYLELSTRDPEKSIGSDEIWDEATRVLREAAEKQGLELVMDPGGAAFYGPKISVQARDAIGRTWQMSTIQVDFNLPERFDLEYQAPDGSRQRPVMIHRALFGSIERFFAVLLEHYAGAFPAWLAPVQVVGIPITDEHVPYLERVAERLRAEGIRVEVDGSDDRMQKKIRNAQKQKVPFMLLAGDEDAGKDAVSFRYRNGEQNNGVPIDDAVAEIVTAVRERR from the coding sequence GTGTCCGCAGTGCCTGAGCTGCATATCACCCTCGCCGGAACCGAGCGTGTGGTGGCGGCGGGGACGACGGCCGGCGACGCCCTTGAGGCCGACGGCCGGACCGTCATCGCCGCCCGGGTCAACGGGGAGCCCCGCGACCTCGCCCACGAGGTCGCCGAGGGCGACGCCGTCGAGGCGATCGCCATCGACTCCGAGGACGGCCGCGCGATCCTGCGCCACTCGACCGCCCATGTCATGGCCCAGGCCGTCCAGGAGCTGTTCCCCGAGGCCAAGCTGGGCATCGGCCCGCCCATCGACAACGGCTTCTACTACGACTTCGACGTCGCGGAGCCCTTCACCCCCGACGACCTCAAGCGCATCGAGAAGAGGATGCAGCAGATCGTCAAGCAGGGGCAGCGGTTCTCCCGCCGCGCAGTCTCCGACGACGACGCCCGCGAGGAGCTGCGCGACGAGCCCTACAAGCTGGAGCTCATCGGCCTCAAGGGCGGCGCCGGCGACGCCGCCGAGGGCGCCGGCGTCGAGGTCGGCGCAGGCGGGCTGACCATCTACGACAACCTCCAGCCGCGCACCGGCGAGCTGTGCTGGAAGGACCTGTGCCGCGGTCCGCACCTGCCCACCACCAGGGCCGTCCCGGCGTTCAAGCTGATGCGCTCGGCGGCGGCCTACTGGCGCGGCAGCGAGAAGAACCCGCAGCTGCAGCGCGTCTACGGCACCGCATGGGAGTCCAAGGACGCCCTCAAGGCCTACCTCACCTTCCTGGAGGAGGCCGAGAAGCGCGACCACCGCAGGCTCGGCGCCGAGCTGGACCTGTTCTCGATCCCCGAGGAGATCGGGTCGGGGCTCGCCGTCTTCCACCCCAAGGGCGGCGTCGTCCGCCGCGTCATGGAGGACTACTCGCGCAAGCGGCACGAGGAGGCGGGCTACGAGTTCGTCTACACCCCGCACGCCACCAAGGGCAGGCTGTTCGAGAAGTCCGGCCACCTCGACTGGTACGCCGAGGGCATGTACCCGCCCATGCAGCTCGACGAGGGCCAGGACTACTACCTCAAGCCCATGAACTGCCCCATGCACAACCTGATCTTCGGGGCGAGGGGCCGCTCGTACCGCGAGCTGCCGCTGCGGCTGTTCGAGTTCGGCACCGTGTACCGGTACGAGAAGTCCGGCGTGGTGCACGGCCTGACCCGCGCGCGCGGCTTCACCCAGGACGACGCGCACATCTACTGCACCCCCGACCAGATGGCCGGCGAGCTGGACTCGCTGCTCACCTTCGTCCTGAACCTGCTGCGCGACTACGGCCTGGACGACTTCTACCTGGAGCTGTCCACCCGCGATCCGGAGAAGTCCATCGGATCGGACGAGATCTGGGACGAGGCCACCCGGGTGCTGCGCGAGGCGGCGGAGAAGCAGGGGCTCGAACTGGTCATGGACCCGGGCGGCGCGGCGTTCTACGGCCCGAAGATCTCGGTGCAGGCGCGCGACGCCATCGGCCGGACCTGGCAGATGTCGACCATCCAGGTCGACTTCAACCTTCCGGAGCGGTTCGACCTGGAGTACCAGGCCCCCGACGGCTCGCGGCAGCGCCCGGTGATGATCCACCGCGCCCTGTTCGGCTCGATCGAGCGGTTCTTCGCGGTGCTGCTGGAGCACTACGCCGGCGCGTTCCCGGCGTGGCTGGCCCCGGTGCAGGTCGTGGGCATTCCGATCACCGACGAGCACGTGCCCTACCTGGAGCGGGTGGCCGAGCGGCTGCGCGCCGAGGGCATCCGCGTCGAGGTCGACGGCAGCGACGACCGCATGCAGAAGAAGATCCGCAACGCCCAGAAGCAGAAGGTCCCCTTCATGCTCCTGGCGGGCGACGAGGACGCCGGCAAGGACGCGGTGTCCTTCCGCTACCGCAACGGGGAGCAGAACAACGGCGTCCCCATCGACGACGCGGTCGCCGAGATCGTGACCGCCGTGCGCGAGCGGCGCTAG
- a CDS encoding DUF885 domain-containing protein, which translates to MTDRFRDVAGKVLDTLLADAPEWADELGDHRFRDRLSDHSPDADVRRAGVLTDALGALDEIDDAMLPPADHVDLETLRTRVSADLWRLTELRPHTWDPLRHLPGDALYGLIAREALPVGDRLEALAARCRAVPGFLAVARDVLGNGPGMPRVHVETAIAQARGAASLLGADLDALLEAEPGLRAKVEPARDAAREALASHAEWLEAELDSATADPRLGEREYAAQLWYTLDSELSPETLLTRAESDLIATEEEIAEVAAEYDGRPRYRGQVREVLDRLAAEAATGADDIGPLCEQAFERLLARTAELDLVSVLDDPVRIIPMPESRRGVAVAYCDPPGPLSPATGEPTLIAVAPPPADWSTERQASFYREYNGHMLRNLMAHEGVPGHALQLAHAARYRGGTRVRQAMPSGSFIEGWAVYTEELLAYAGWDDAGDLPLRLVQLKMRLRMILNAILDVRTHTRSITEAEAMDLLVERGHQEEGEAAGKWRRARLTSAQLSTYYVGYREVNGIARDLSAARPRTGQRAVHDEMLAHASPSPRHLRALLGV; encoded by the coding sequence ATGACCGACCGGTTCCGCGACGTGGCCGGCAAGGTGCTCGACACGTTGCTCGCCGACGCTCCCGAGTGGGCCGACGAGCTCGGCGACCACCGGTTCCGCGACCGCCTCAGCGACCACTCGCCCGACGCCGACGTCCGCCGCGCGGGGGTGCTCACCGACGCCCTGGGCGCGCTCGACGAGATCGACGACGCGATGCTGCCCCCGGCCGACCACGTGGACCTGGAGACGCTGCGCACCCGGGTCAGCGCCGACCTGTGGCGGCTCACCGAGCTGCGTCCGCACACCTGGGACCCCCTCCGGCACCTGCCGGGCGACGCGCTCTACGGTCTGATCGCCCGCGAGGCCCTCCCGGTCGGCGACCGGCTGGAGGCGCTGGCTGCGCGCTGCCGCGCCGTCCCCGGCTTCCTCGCCGTGGCGCGTGACGTCCTCGGCAACGGCCCGGGCATGCCGCGCGTGCACGTGGAGACGGCGATCGCCCAGGCCCGCGGCGCCGCTTCGCTGCTGGGCGCCGACCTCGACGCGCTGCTGGAGGCCGAACCCGGCCTGCGCGCCAAGGTCGAGCCGGCCCGCGACGCGGCCCGCGAGGCCCTGGCCTCCCACGCCGAATGGCTGGAGGCCGAACTGGACTCCGCCACCGCAGACCCCCGTCTGGGGGAACGGGAGTACGCCGCCCAGCTCTGGTACACCCTCGACTCCGAGCTGTCCCCCGAGACGCTGCTGACCCGCGCCGAGAGCGACCTCATCGCCACCGAGGAGGAGATCGCCGAGGTCGCCGCGGAGTACGACGGCCGGCCCCGCTATCGGGGCCAGGTGCGCGAGGTCCTGGACCGGCTCGCGGCCGAGGCCGCCACCGGCGCCGACGACATCGGGCCGCTGTGCGAGCAGGCGTTCGAGCGCCTCCTCGCGCGCACGGCCGAACTCGACCTGGTCAGCGTGCTCGACGACCCGGTGCGGATCATCCCCATGCCGGAGTCCCGGCGCGGCGTCGCGGTCGCCTACTGCGATCCGCCCGGCCCGCTCAGCCCGGCCACCGGCGAGCCGACCCTGATCGCCGTCGCACCCCCTCCCGCCGACTGGTCGACCGAGCGGCAGGCGTCGTTCTACCGCGAGTACAACGGCCACATGCTGCGCAACCTCATGGCGCACGAGGGCGTGCCGGGGCACGCGCTCCAGCTCGCGCACGCCGCCCGCTACCGGGGCGGCACCCGCGTCCGCCAGGCGATGCCCAGCGGCTCCTTCATCGAGGGCTGGGCCGTCTACACCGAGGAGCTGCTGGCCTACGCCGGCTGGGACGACGCCGGAGACCTGCCGCTGCGCCTGGTGCAGCTCAAGATGCGGCTGCGGATGATCCTCAACGCGATCCTGGACGTGCGCACGCACACCCGTTCGATCACCGAGGCCGAGGCGATGGACCTGCTCGTCGAGCGCGGCCACCAGGAGGAGGGCGAGGCCGCGGGGAAGTGGCGCAGGGCCCGGCTCACCAGCGCCCAGCTCTCCACATACTACGTCGGCTACCGCGAGGTCAACGGCATCGCGCGCGACCTGAGCGCGGCCCGGCCCCGGACGGGGCAGCGCGCCGTCCACGACGAGATGCTCGCGCACGCCTCGCCCTCGCCCCGCCACCTGCGCGCGCTGCTCGGCGTCTAG
- a CDS encoding SsgA family sporulation/cell division regulator translates to MNSSDTTATAELGLRLVVPDRTAVPLVARLDYTANDPYAIKVAFHVGEDEPVEWIFARELLTVGIVRPVGEGDVRVWPSKGDGERTINISLSSPFGQAQFDAAISPLAEFLHRTYEIVPAGQEADYVDLDAEIEQHLYQ, encoded by the coding sequence ATGAACAGTAGCGACACCACTGCCACCGCCGAGCTCGGCCTTCGGCTCGTCGTCCCCGATCGCACGGCGGTCCCCCTGGTCGCACGGCTCGACTACACCGCGAACGACCCCTACGCCATCAAGGTGGCCTTCCACGTCGGCGAAGACGAGCCGGTCGAGTGGATCTTCGCCAGGGAACTGCTGACGGTCGGCATCGTGCGCCCGGTCGGCGAAGGCGACGTCCGGGTGTGGCCGTCCAAGGGCGACGGCGAGCGGACCATCAACATCTCGCTGTCCTCGCCGTTCGGGCAGGCCCAGTTCGACGCCGCGATCTCCCCGCTGGCGGAGTTCCTGCACCGCACCTACGAGATCGTGCCGGCCGGGCAGGAAGCGGACTACGTCGACCTCGACGCGGAGATCGAGCAGCACCTCTACCAGTGA
- a CDS encoding TerC family protein codes for MPTDLIVGFLTLLALEIVLGIDNLVFISILSGKLPESQRTKARNLGIALALITRLLLLASISWIMSLTTPLFSVFGFEFTGQSLILLIGGLFLIGKATYEIHDSLEGEENHAGSKVKAAFGVVVTQIVLLDLVFSLDSVITAVGMVDNIWVMVAAVVIAVIVMLVSAGPLGRFVQNHPTVKMLALAFLLLIGMTLVADGLGFHIDKALIYTAMGFSLFVEVLNLMASKRRKRKRSEQDQAAPVKLSSRYSEEQRPADGGRQDDRQPVAD; via the coding sequence ATGCCCACCGACCTCATTGTTGGATTTCTGACGCTGCTGGCGTTGGAGATCGTGCTCGGGATCGACAACCTCGTCTTCATCTCGATCCTGTCCGGCAAGCTCCCTGAGTCGCAGCGGACCAAGGCCCGCAACCTGGGCATCGCGCTGGCCCTGATCACCAGGTTGCTGCTGCTCGCCTCGATCTCCTGGATCATGAGCCTCACGACACCGCTGTTCTCGGTCTTCGGCTTCGAGTTCACCGGCCAGTCCCTCATCCTGCTGATCGGCGGCCTCTTCCTCATCGGCAAGGCCACCTACGAAATCCACGACAGCCTGGAGGGCGAGGAGAACCACGCCGGCTCCAAGGTCAAGGCGGCCTTCGGCGTCGTCGTCACCCAGATCGTGCTGCTCGACCTGGTGTTCTCGCTGGACTCGGTGATCACCGCCGTCGGCATGGTGGACAACATCTGGGTCATGGTCGCCGCCGTGGTCATCGCGGTGATCGTCATGCTGGTCTCCGCGGGCCCGCTGGGCCGGTTCGTGCAGAACCACCCCACCGTCAAGATGCTGGCGCTGGCGTTCCTGCTGCTCATCGGCATGACCCTGGTGGCCGACGGCCTCGGCTTCCACATCGACAAGGCCCTCATCTACACCGCGATGGGCTTCTCCCTGTTCGTCGAGGTCCTCAACCTGATGGCGAGCAAGCGCCGCAAGCGGAAGCGGAGCGAGCAGGACCAGGCCGCGCCGGTCAAGCTCAGCAGCCGCTACAGCGAGGAGCAGCGGCCCGCGGACGGCGGCAGGCAGGACGACAGGCAGCCCGTCGCCGACTGA
- a CDS encoding phosphatidylinositol mannoside acyltransferase, protein MGERASTLAYSLGWALVRRFPERAGRWAFARIADRVWRGGGARRLEANLRRVIGPEAPQARLRALSRAGMRSYLRYWYEMFRLPAMGREQILGRVRSSGIEALEAHIAAGRGVVAALPHMGNWDHAGAWITLRGIPLTTVAERLRPEGLFQRFVAFRESLGMEVLPLTGGEAGVFAALARRLRAGGLVCLLADRDLTAGGVEVEFFGEAARMPAGPATLAMRTGAALMPVSLWFDGPHWGIRVHEEIAVPAEGDRAQRIRAMTQELARVFEGAIAEHPQDWHMLQRVFVSDLESRRVPAPGATVDGVPAVSAAPRPPHEPGPPRRR, encoded by the coding sequence ATGGGAGAACGCGCATCGACGCTGGCCTACTCGCTGGGCTGGGCGCTCGTCCGCCGGTTCCCCGAGCGCGCCGGGCGCTGGGCCTTCGCCCGCATCGCCGACCGCGTCTGGCGCGGCGGGGGCGCGCGGCGGCTGGAGGCGAACCTGCGCCGCGTCATCGGCCCCGAGGCCCCGCAGGCGCGGCTGCGGGCGCTCTCACGGGCGGGCATGCGCTCCTACCTGCGCTACTGGTACGAGATGTTCCGGCTGCCCGCCATGGGGCGCGAGCAGATCCTGGGCCGCGTCCGCAGCAGCGGGATCGAGGCGCTGGAGGCCCACATCGCCGCCGGGCGGGGCGTGGTCGCCGCGCTGCCGCACATGGGCAACTGGGACCACGCGGGGGCGTGGATCACGCTGCGCGGGATCCCGCTGACCACCGTCGCCGAACGGCTGAGACCGGAGGGCCTGTTCCAGCGCTTCGTCGCGTTCCGCGAGAGCCTGGGCATGGAGGTGCTCCCGCTCACCGGCGGGGAGGCCGGCGTCTTCGCCGCGCTGGCCCGCCGGCTGCGCGCGGGCGGGCTGGTCTGCCTGCTCGCCGATCGCGACCTGACCGCCGGCGGCGTCGAGGTGGAGTTCTTCGGCGAGGCCGCCCGGATGCCGGCCGGCCCCGCCACGCTGGCCATGCGTACCGGTGCCGCGCTGATGCCGGTGTCGCTGTGGTTCGACGGCCCCCACTGGGGCATCCGGGTGCACGAGGAGATCGCCGTCCCGGCCGAGGGCGACCGCGCGCAGCGGATCCGGGCCATGACCCAGGAGCTGGCCCGGGTGTTCGAGGGCGCGATCGCCGAGCACCCGCAGGACTGGCACATGCTGCAGCGCGTGTTCGTCTCCGACCTCGAATCCCGGCGGGTCCCGGCTCCCGGCGCCACCGTTGACGGCGTCCCCGCGGTGTCGGCGGCGCCGAGACCGCCGCACGAGCCCGGTCCCCCACGGAGGCGGTGA
- a CDS encoding cyclase family protein produces the protein MRISRIIDLSRSIGPGTQVYPGDPVPRLSPAATVAEDGYNLLHVSMGSQSGTHADAPRHFFDGGARIDELPLELFTGPAVVVEAAGRTDRSPITRADLEPWDPEFGPGAVVLLRTGWSRHYGTRRYFAHPHLTGEAARHLVDAGVRTIGIDAPNPDPTPDEDHPSQAWPVHRAVLGAGGVIIENLCGLERIDFPAPLFSALPIALEGADGAPVRAVAMRME, from the coding sequence ATGCGCATCAGCCGGATCATCGATCTCAGCCGTTCGATCGGCCCCGGCACCCAGGTCTATCCCGGTGACCCGGTCCCCCGGCTCTCCCCCGCCGCGACGGTCGCCGAGGACGGCTACAACCTGCTGCACGTGTCGATGGGGTCGCAGAGCGGCACGCACGCCGACGCGCCGCGCCACTTCTTCGACGGCGGCGCGCGCATCGACGAGCTGCCGCTGGAGCTGTTCACCGGTCCGGCCGTCGTGGTGGAGGCGGCCGGCCGCACCGACCGCTCCCCCATCACCCGGGCCGACCTGGAGCCGTGGGATCCGGAGTTCGGGCCCGGCGCCGTCGTGCTGCTGCGCACCGGCTGGTCCCGCCACTACGGGACGCGGCGCTACTTCGCCCACCCCCATCTGACCGGGGAGGCCGCCCGCCACCTGGTGGACGCGGGCGTGCGGACCATCGGAATCGACGCCCCGAACCCGGACCCGACGCCGGACGAGGACCATCCGAGCCAGGCGTGGCCGGTCCACCGCGCGGTCCTGGGCGCGGGCGGCGTCATCATCGAGAACCTCTGCGGCCTGGAGCGGATCGACTTCCCCGCCCCGCTGTTCAGCGCTCTGCCCATCGCCCTGGAGGGGGCCGACGGCGCGCCGGTGCGGGCGGTGGCGATGCGGATGGAGTAG